The following nucleotide sequence is from Anaerococcus sp. Marseille-Q7828.
TTTTATCATTCACCGGCATACGCGAATCACTCTTCAATGCTATCCCAATTAACCTTAAAAAAGCAGTATCAGTTGCTATAGGACTATTTATAGCCCTAATCGGTTTGATAAACGCAGGTATCGTTGGAGTAGGAGAAATATCTCTAGAGCTTTCAAACATAGCATCTGCTGAAGGTTTTGTATTCTTTTTTGCACTTATAGTAATGATAGTACTTACAGCAAGAGGTGTTAAAGGAGCCCTATTATGGGGAATCTTAGCTTCAACTATAGTTGGCCTTATCACAGGAGTAACACATTTTCCAGAAGGAAATACTATTATGTCCCTACCACCAACAATAAAACCAATAGCATTTCAGTTAGACTTTTCTAACATTTTTTCCTTTGAAATGTTCTCAGTTTTATTCTCATTTTTATTTGTAGACATCTTTGATACCCTAGGAACCCTAACAGGGGTTGCAACAAAAGCAAAAATGCTTGATAAAGATGGCAACCTACCTGATGGATCAAAGGCTCTATTAGCAGATGCAGTAGGTACAACACTCGGAGCATTATTAGGAACATCAACAATTACTACCTTTGTAGAATCATCTGCAGGTGTAGCAGAAGGTGGAAGAACAGGTTTAACAGCCCTATCAACAGCAGCATGCTTTGCAATTGCAGCATTTTTCTTCCCATTATTTTCAATAATCCCAGCTCAAGCAACAGCGGCAGCACTCGTAGTAGTAGGATTATTTATGCTATCAACAGTAGTAGAAATCAATTTCTCAGACATCACAGAAGCTTTCCCAGCATTCATGACCATACTAATGATGCCTGCAACATATTCTATAGCTGAAGGTATATCATTTGGAATGATCTCATATGCAGGAATTAAACTACTAACAGGTCGTGGCAAAGAAGTAAGTCCGCTTGTATATGGCCTTGCAGTAATATTTTTACTAAGATATATAGTTCCAGTTTTCCTATAAGAACAAAAAACAATCAAAAAAAGATTGCCATAAAATTGCGGCAATCTTTTTAAATTTACAATTTTTCATTAACAGATTTGATTTTTTCTTCCATATGAGCTTCTTTGTCTCTCCTGTCATCCATCTTAATAACAGAATAAACTCTCTTAGCTCCTGCATCAAAGACTTCTTCTTGCATTTGTCTAACAACTTTTAATAATTCGTCTGGGTCCCCCTCAAGAACTGTGCCCATAGGGTTTAACTCATGCTTTATCCCAGATTCTTTGAGTATCTTACTAGCTGCTGCTACATATTTACTCACAGATGTAGCCTCAGTTCCAATTGGTACCAATGTTAGTTCAAGTATAGCCATTTCTTCTCCTTATAATTCGTAAAATGCCTTGTAAATCTTGTAGGCATCGTAGTGATCTTCTATGCCGCCTAGTTCTCTGATTGAGTGCATTGCTAGTATTGGTTCGCCTACGTCTATTGATACTATTCCAAGGCCTGTTGATGCTATTGGCCCTATTGTTGAACCACCTTGCTTGTCGTTTCTGTTGTGGAATTTTTGTATCTTTGATCCTATAGAGTTTGCTAGGTCGATTAGTCTTGCATTTGATGCTATATTTGATGAATAGGCACCATTTGCTGCAGTTTTTATAACAAGTCCTCCATTCATTTTGATAGGGTTTGTTGGGTCATGGTATTCTTTGAAGTTTGGGTGAACTGCATGGGCTTGATCTGCAGAAATTAGATATGAGTTGGCTAGTGCTATATAAAAGTCTTCCTCATCTAATCCGCATTTTTCGCACAATCTTTTTAGTGTATCTCTTAAAAATGGTGAGAAAGCACCTGTAGGTGTTCTAGATCCTATTTCTTCATTGTCGTTTAGTACCAAAACATTGTTTTTATTAGCTTTACTATGGCACATTGCCATAAGTGATGCGTGGACAGAGCCTAGGTTATCAATGCGGCCAATTTGATACATATTGTTGATGATGGCACCTTTTTGTCTGTCATATAGGCCCAAGTCAAAGTCTAGTATAGAGTCTTTATCTATGCCCAACTCTTCTGCCAATAATTTTTCCAAATATCCACCTTCAAAGTTTTCTTCTATAGTTTGAATTATTGGATAAAGGTGGTTTTGTGGATTTATTTCAAAACCCTTATTTACTTCTCTATTCATATGAATAGCAGCATTTGGTATGGTTAGTAAGTCTCTATCAAAGTTTACAAGGCTAGTTTTGATTTTTCCGTCTTCCTTGTAGGATACTTTTCCAGCCAAAGATAGGGTTCGATCAGTCCATGTTGAATAGATCATGCCACCATAAGGTTCTATATTTAGCTTTAGATATCCACTATCTATCATCTCAGAATTGGATTTTAACTTAAAGGTAGGGCTATCGGTATGAGATCCAATGATATCAAAACCTTGTGTTAGATCATCTCCTACAGTAAAAGCGATTAGAGCTGTGTCATTGCGGCTTACATAGTATTTATTATTTTTTTCTACCTCCCACTTTTCGTTTTCTTTTAGCTCTTTAAATCCATTTTCATTTAAGATTTTTTTCGCATTTTCTACTGCAAAATAATTCAAGGGACTTCTGTCAATAAAATTAATTAAATCTTTACAAAATTCTAAACTGTTCATACTAATATCTTACCCATTTTTAGCCCTTGGTCCCAATATAAGCAGGCTAACCTTTGACTATTTTTCTTTTAGTCTTATAATATAAATAATAAGTTTTACATAAATTAGATGAAGGAGTTATGATGAAAGAATTACAAGATAAAATTCTAGAAGAAGGCATTGTTCTGGGCCGCGATATATTAAAAGTAGATTCATTTTTAAATCAACAAATAGATGTAGATTTGATTTCAAAGATGGGCAAAGAATTTGCTGAACATTTCAAAGATAAAAAAATTGATAAGGTCTTTACTGTAGAATCTTCAGGCATAGCCCCAGCTCTTGCAACAGCAAGCGAGCTAGGTGTGAAATGCGTATTTGGCAGAAAAAAACAATCTCTAACAACCAGTGAAGAAGTTTACCATTCTAGTGTATTCTCATTTACTAAGCAAGTTATGAATGAGCTTATTGTAAATAAGGAATTCATTAGTGAAGGTGAAAATGTACTAATGATTGACGACTTCCTTGCCAATGGCCAAGCTGCAAAAGGCATGATTGCCATAATCAGACAAGCTGGTGCAAATCCTGTAGGATGCGGCATAGTAATAGAAAAATCTTTCTCAAATGGACGTTCAATTATCGAAGATATGGGAGTTGAAGTATATTCCCTAGCAAGAATAAAAAGTCTTTCAGAAGACGGCATAGAATTTGAAGAAAACTAAAAAGGTAGAGGGTTGACTTAACCCCTACCTTTTTAATTTATCCAACCTATAAATACCAATGGCGTATATCTTTGCCATATCTAACAAGTCATCTATGTCTATCCACTCATCTGGCAAATGAGCTATGCCATTTTGCCCTGGAAACGATGGGCCGAATCCTATTACATTTGGGCAATAGTGAGCATAGGTCATGCCCGTTGTTGTATTTGGACTGATATTATCTCCAGTGTAGTCATTATAGGCTTGGTTTAGCCTTGATACTAGAAGAGAGTCCCTTGATTCTCTACTAGGTCCATAATATTTTACCAAATTTACATTTAAATCCTTGGACTTTTCTTCTATTTTTTTTGTTAAATCATCTATTTCTATTTCAGGAGTAGATAAAACTAATCTTATGGAAGAATCATTTTTTTCTGCAAGTTTTACAATTATTTGGCCAAAGGTCTCATCTTTAAAATCCAAGTCCAATTTTTCTTTGATTTTGTCTTTATCACTTAGGAAATCTTCATAAAATGGATTTAAAGCATCTCCTGTGATTTCAAGTTCTGCCCTTCCTCTTTCTGCAAAGATTGCCGGGAATTTGTTGTCTGGAACAAAACCCATAATAGGCGGCTTTTCGCATTCAAGATAGTATTTAAGGTCACTCATACCAGATTCTTCATCAGAGCCAAATACCATTCTTACTTGGTGGTTCATGGAATATCCTAAGTTTTTAAGAGCAAGCAGACCGTAAAATGCTGCCATAGACGGCCCTTTATTATCCAGAGCTCCCCTACCATAAATCCTATTATCTTTAAAAGTTGCCTCAAAAGGTGGATAGGTCCATTTTTTTTGATCACCTGCTGCGACCACATCAAGGTGACCAAATATTCCAATATATTTATCGGAATTGCCAATAGAACTATAGGCCATATGGTTTCCTACAAAATGAGTTTCAAGTCCCTCTCTTTTTGAAATCTCCATAGCTTTTTCCAATGCCTTTTTAGGATATATCCCATAGGGAGCATCTTCTTGTGCTTTCCCCCTTACGCTTGGAATTTCTATAAGGCTTATTATGTCAGAAATTAAATAATCTTTTAATCTGTCAATCTCAGCTATTAATTTTTTTTCAAATTCGCTTATATTTTTCATAGTTACCTTCTAGTTGACATATATTCTTCAAACCATTTTTCACTTGCTTTTTCTATAGTTGTCATGCCTTCGATGTTTTTTGCAAGGTAGATTGTAGGACTTTCTTTTTCTGATGCATAGACAAAAGAAAATTCCTTGGTGTTGGTTGCTGCCCCCATATTCCCATTTTTATCTATGGCTATGATGGATAGATCAGAAATCTCTCTCTTTGCTTTTAGCTTCTTATCGATCTCTTCCATAGCCTTTTGGCAAGCTTCTTGTGCATTTAGTCCATCTTTCATATTCCTTACTACTTCATAGCTTATTAGATGTCTCATAAGGTCTTCGCCCATACCAGTTGCAGCACAAGCTCCATACTCACTATTTGCATAAAAACCAGAGCCTACTAGAGGACTATCTCCTACCCTACCAGGATGTTTCATAAAAAGTCCTGAAGTTGAAGTTCCAACAGAGATATTATTACTATCATCTAGGGCACAAACACAAACTGTATCAGCCGCATCATAATCAGACCCATCGTAGGCTGATAGCTTTGCCCTGTCTTCCTTGAGTCTGGCAAAATACTTGTCCTTGGCCCTATCTGTAAGCATATTGCATCTCTCAAAACCATTTTGATCTGCATATGCTTCTGCTCCAATACCAGCCAAGATATTATTGTAATTCTCTTTTGAAAGCTTTATGGCAAGATCTATGGGGTTTTTGATATTTTTCACAGCCATGACGGCTCCTATATCAAAAGTATCTCCATCCATAAAACCAGCATCTAATTCAACTTCCATGTTTTTATTTGGAAGACCACCATAACCTACCGACTTAAAGTATGGATTGTCCTCCACGTCATTTATAGCAATTTTTATAGCTTCCTTGCTACTTGCACCTTCCTTAAGAAGATTATTTGCTTTTTCTATACCATTTTTAACCATAGCCCAAGTTCCAATTATTGCCCACATATCATCCTCCTATTTGATCCAAAACTTTTCTAGCTTCTTTTACCTTGTCAAAACTTGTCACATATTTACCCTTGGAAGGTATTTCTAGGTCGGATTTATAAGTGATATGGGATTCTTTTTTAACCTTTGCAGACATATGGAAATTTGATATCTTGGTCTTTTCATAAATCTCTCTTATATTGCAAGCATCTACTCCAGATCCAGCCATAATTTCGATTTTATCTCCGTATTTTTCTTGGATATGGGAAATCAAGTCTATGCCTCCAAGAGCTGTTGATTTTTTGCCAGAAGTTAATATTCTAATAATTCCCATGTCAATTAATTGGCCAATCACTTGATCTCCATCTTTTGAGTAATCGAAAGCCCTATGCAAGACTAGAGGATAGGGTTTGGCTAACTCTACTATTTCTCTAAGCAAATCCAAATCTAAGCGTCCATCTTCTTTTATGGCTCCAAAAACAAAACCATCTATGGGATATTTTTTGTAGGCTTTGATTGCTTCCTTTATTTGTTCAATTTCCTTTCTACTATAGGTAAAATCACCATCGCGAGGTCTTAGCATGACAAATTTTTCTATTTGCTCATTCTTACAAGCATAGGAAACTAGTCCCAAGTCCGGACTTAATCCGTCAGCAAATAAAGCAGAACAAATCTCAACCCTATCAGCCCCTCCCCTTACTGCATTGTCAAAGGATTCTAGAGAATCTATACATATCTCAAGCTTCATCTGCTAACCTCAATCCAAATCTTTGCCATGGTTTTAGGAAATCTATTATAAAAATTTCATCTTCAGCAATATGACCTACCACATTGGTAAGACCATTATTTTTCATATCTGTTTTTGCTATTTGTAGCTCTCCTGTATAGTGACCGTATCCATTGCCATCGATTAAGATGTCTCCTTTTTTGATTAATTCTGGAGTGTTTACTTGTGGGAAGTCACTGCCCTTGTACTTGACCCTAGATTGGGATGAGCGGATGAGATGGTCAGATACATCTCCCCTGTATAAATGTTCTTCCTTAAGAACTATTTTTGTCATTATATCTGTGATTTTATCTTCTAACTTGACATTAAAAACTACTTTTGTTAAATCTACATTTGATAGTTTTTCAAGCTCATCTTCACTAGCATAAGAGTTTGAAATCAATATATCGTCAATATTATCCATTGCTACATAATGCTTTAACTGAACATCTATAGGTAGATTCCTGTGCATTTCTAGGGTCGGTAGCTTATCATCTACTGGCCATGGTCCAAAAGCTTCTTCGTTTTGGCTTGTTATAAAGGCAGCAGTTCTTAGCTTATATTGGTTGAACTTTTCTGTTGTCTTGTAGAAAAAATCAAGAGAAAGTCCTGTGTAATTGTGGGGGTAAAAGTTATGGCAGCCTATCAAATTGTATTTATTTGGCTGATAGTCCATGATAGCATCAATCATATGGTTATCAATGCTCATATTTATTTCCACTTTGAGATTTTGATTATTATGGGTCATGGAAGCTTCTGGGAATCCATTAAAGCCACCATCAAGCCTAATCCCATCTACATATATTTCATTAAAAAATGAATAGTCACCTGCCTTGACTCCAAGTTTGTCAAATACTGCTGGATTGACATCAACTATAGTCTCATAGCCCAGGTCCTTGGCAAATTTATTAATCTCAACAAATTTATCTTTTCTCTTCTCATCTTCTAAATCATCAAATTCTATCAATGATGAGAAAATCCTTCTAAAACCCTTGCTATAGGCAAGTTTCAAATATTCTTTCAGTTCATTAGTATCAGATTTATCTGGATATATGGATATGCCCAAACGTCTCATTTTTACTCTCCTTTATGCTTCTTACAATATATTTACCCTGAATATATTTCTATAATAAAAAAACCGGAGGATAAACCTGTCATCCACTAGTTGTTGTCATCAATCAATGGTCCACAATATCTTTTATTTGAGAAATCAAATCATCATCAGATAGTAGGGTTGGGTTATCGTATTTGCCAAGCTTATTATAAAAAGTATAGTGAAATTTATTTGTGGACTCATCCCTTATCGAATCATACATATAAATACTTTCCTCCCTATCCTTATTTTTTAAGTTTATAATAAGACTATTAGCATCTGGGATGGATGCATATGAATATGACTCGTCTACTACTTGGCATTTTGCCAAAAGGTCAACTATCTTTTTTGTCTTTTCTTTGTCATTAAAACTCGTAAAGATATCTTTTTCTATCATTTTCTCTTCGTCACTTATTATAGAAACTGTCAAATCTTCAAAATTATAAACTTCACCAGTAGCAAATTTAATTTCATAGCTTTCATCTTTATTACAAGCACTTAGTAAAAATAAAGAAATTAGCATAAGAATAATTTTTTTCATAGCTGCCTCCATAATTTTTTATACTCTTACTGCCTTAATAATATACTTATCTTACAAGCAA
It contains:
- a CDS encoding NCS2 family permease — protein: MALESFNERRFKLREHGTDTRTEIMAGITTFMTMSYILAVNPAILSDAGMDGGAVFTATILASIVAMLCMAFYANMPFGLSAGMGLNAFFAYTVVSQMGMSWQFALTAVFLEGLIFIILSFTGIRESLFNAIPINLKKAVSVAIGLFIALIGLINAGIVGVGEISLELSNIASAEGFVFFFALIVMIVLTARGVKGALLWGILASTIVGLITGVTHFPEGNTIMSLPPTIKPIAFQLDFSNIFSFEMFSVLFSFLFVDIFDTLGTLTGVATKAKMLDKDGNLPDGSKALLADAVGTTLGALLGTSTITTFVESSAGVAEGGRTGLTALSTAACFAIAAFFFPLFSIIPAQATAAALVVVGLFMLSTVVEINFSDITEAFPAFMTILMMPATYSIAEGISFGMISYAGIKLLTGRGKEVSPLVYGLAVIFLLRYIVPVFL
- a CDS encoding MTH1187 family thiamine-binding protein, with the protein product MAILELTLVPIGTEATSVSKYVAAASKILKESGIKHELNPMGTVLEGDPDELLKVVRQMQEEVFDAGAKRVYSVIKMDDRRDKEAHMEEKIKSVNEKL
- a CDS encoding M18 family aminopeptidase is translated as MNSLEFCKDLINFIDRSPLNYFAVENAKKILNENGFKELKENEKWEVEKNNKYYVSRNDTALIAFTVGDDLTQGFDIIGSHTDSPTFKLKSNSEMIDSGYLKLNIEPYGGMIYSTWTDRTLSLAGKVSYKEDGKIKTSLVNFDRDLLTIPNAAIHMNREVNKGFEINPQNHLYPIIQTIEENFEGGYLEKLLAEELGIDKDSILDFDLGLYDRQKGAIINNMYQIGRIDNLGSVHASLMAMCHSKANKNNVLVLNDNEEIGSRTPTGAFSPFLRDTLKRLCEKCGLDEEDFYIALANSYLISADQAHAVHPNFKEYHDPTNPIKMNGGLVIKTAANGAYSSNIASNARLIDLANSIGSKIQKFHNRNDKQGGSTIGPIASTGLGIVSIDVGEPILAMHSIRELGGIEDHYDAYKIYKAFYEL
- a CDS encoding xanthine phosphoribosyltransferase, with amino-acid sequence MKELQDKILEEGIVLGRDILKVDSFLNQQIDVDLISKMGKEFAEHFKDKKIDKVFTVESSGIAPALATASELGVKCVFGRKKQSLTTSEEVYHSSVFSFTKQVMNELIVNKEFISEGENVLMIDDFLANGQAAKGMIAIIRQAGANPVGCGIVIEKSFSNGRSIIEDMGVEVYSLARIKSLSEDGIEFEEN
- a CDS encoding Sapep family Mn(2+)-dependent dipeptidase, with translation MKNISEFEKKLIAEIDRLKDYLISDIISLIEIPSVRGKAQEDAPYGIYPKKALEKAMEISKREGLETHFVGNHMAYSSIGNSDKYIGIFGHLDVVAAGDQKKWTYPPFEATFKDNRIYGRGALDNKGPSMAAFYGLLALKNLGYSMNHQVRMVFGSDEESGMSDLKYYLECEKPPIMGFVPDNKFPAIFAERGRAELEITGDALNPFYEDFLSDKDKIKEKLDLDFKDETFGQIIVKLAEKNDSSIRLVLSTPEIEIDDLTKKIEEKSKDLNVNLVKYYGPSRESRDSLLVSRLNQAYNDYTGDNISPNTTTGMTYAHYCPNVIGFGPSFPGQNGIAHLPDEWIDIDDLLDMAKIYAIGIYRLDKLKR
- a CDS encoding N(4)-(beta-N-acetylglucosaminyl)-L-asparaginase, with the protein product MWAIIGTWAMVKNGIEKANNLLKEGASSKEAIKIAINDVEDNPYFKSVGYGGLPNKNMEVELDAGFMDGDTFDIGAVMAVKNIKNPIDLAIKLSKENYNNILAGIGAEAYADQNGFERCNMLTDRAKDKYFARLKEDRAKLSAYDGSDYDAADTVCVCALDDSNNISVGTSTSGLFMKHPGRVGDSPLVGSGFYANSEYGACAATGMGEDLMRHLISYEVVRNMKDGLNAQEACQKAMEEIDKKLKAKREISDLSIIAIDKNGNMGAATNTKEFSFVYASEKESPTIYLAKNIEGMTTIEKASEKWFEEYMSTRR
- a CDS encoding copper homeostasis protein CutC, encoding MKLEICIDSLESFDNAVRGGADRVEICSALFADGLSPDLGLVSYACKNEQIEKFVMLRPRDGDFTYSRKEIEQIKEAIKAYKKYPIDGFVFGAIKEDGRLDLDLLREIVELAKPYPLVLHRAFDYSKDGDQVIGQLIDMGIIRILTSGKKSTALGGIDLISHIQEKYGDKIEIMAGSGVDACNIREIYEKTKISNFHMSAKVKKESHITYKSDLEIPSKGKYVTSFDKVKEARKVLDQIGG
- a CDS encoding MupG family TIM beta-alpha barrel fold protein, which codes for MRRLGISIYPDKSDTNELKEYLKLAYSKGFRRIFSSLIEFDDLEDEKRKDKFVEINKFAKDLGYETIVDVNPAVFDKLGVKAGDYSFFNEIYVDGIRLDGGFNGFPEASMTHNNQNLKVEINMSIDNHMIDAIMDYQPNKYNLIGCHNFYPHNYTGLSLDFFYKTTEKFNQYKLRTAAFITSQNEEAFGPWPVDDKLPTLEMHRNLPIDVQLKHYVAMDNIDDILISNSYASEDELEKLSNVDLTKVVFNVKLEDKITDIMTKIVLKEEHLYRGDVSDHLIRSSQSRVKYKGSDFPQVNTPELIKKGDILIDGNGYGHYTGELQIAKTDMKNNGLTNVVGHIAEDEIFIIDFLKPWQRFGLRLADEA